In Barnesiella propionica, the sequence GCAAATACATTGAATAGCGTTATGTTTCCCGCTTTATCGTCATTACAAGATGATAAGATACAAATAAAAATATCGTTCGACGAATGTTGAAATTAGTATCTTATGTTGTATTTTATTTGATGGCCATATTGTTTGTGTTGGCAAAACCGTTAGTTGTCGTACTCCTCACGGATAAATGGTTACCAGCAGTTCCTTTTATGTAAATTGTCTGTATAACAGTTTCTTTTTATCCGATTTATTTAATGAATATTTCTGCGTTGACTAGTTTGGGGCGAAGTGATCTATATTTAAAAGCAACACTTCTTTCAAAAATGGTTTTGTTAGGTTTAATTATATTGGCTATTCCATTCGGTGTATATTATATGGTCTCAGCAGGAGCTTTAGGTGCATTTATTTCTATATTTATTGTTGCTCAATGGAACAAAAAGCTGATTAATTATGCTATAAAGAATCAACTATTAGATATTTTACCATCATTTTTGTTGGCAATTTTTACCTCTATTATTGTTAGTCTTATAACTTTTTTACCTTTGGACAACTGGGCGATTTTGCTTTTTGGTTCAGGCTTTGCTGTTTTATTATATCTCTTTTTGTCATTTGTATTTAAAGTTGATGCTGCGATATATATATTCTCAAATTAAATTTTTGAATAAATTTAAAAAAAGGAAATGATTTATTTTATTATTTAGATATATGGGATTATTGTTTGGACGAATATTGAATAAAGTAAAAATAGTTATACGAATACAAAGATTGAAAAAACGATATGTATTTGTAGCGAAAAAGAGTAGTGTTGATACGGATTCTTTTTTTGAAGGATATAATAAAATAGCATTTAGAACGACCATATATAAGTCCGTCATAGGTTTTGGTTCTTATATTGGCAATAATTCGTCTGTTATATGTGCAAAAATCGGAAAATA encodes:
- a CDS encoding MATE family efflux transporter — encoded protein: MNISALTSLGRSDLYLKATLLSKMVLLGLIILAIPFGVYYMVSAGALGAFISIFIVAQWNKKLINYAIKNQLLDILPSFLLAIFTSIIVSLITFLPLDNWAILLFGSGFAVLLYLFLSFVFKVDAAIYIFSN